A region of Nitrospirota bacterium DNA encodes the following proteins:
- a CDS encoding CoB--CoM heterodisulfide reductase iron-sulfur subunit B family protein: MEMAYYPGCSLHASSQLYDIQCKMVFKNLGIELKEIEDWNCCGATAAAKTDDFLAIALPARNLGIAAATGLSEIVIPCSSCYSRTLVSQKRLSCDPALKDSINAELGQKIKGTIKVSNILEVLRTKVASGEIAEKAEKKLEGLKAACYYGCLLTRFPCDVDLTDDVENPQGMEIVCKSLGAETVDWSYKTDCCGASASVNDAEESQLLMSRIFKDAVARGANCFISTCPLCQFNLDAYQDEVGRKYGIQERLPVYFITELIGLSMGFDPIEMQVDRHLTDAMPLLKELKLI, encoded by the coding sequence ATGGAAATGGCCTATTATCCGGGATGTTCTCTGCATGCATCTTCTCAGCTGTACGACATACAGTGCAAGATGGTCTTCAAAAACCTCGGGATCGAGTTGAAAGAGATCGAGGACTGGAACTGCTGCGGGGCAACTGCAGCGGCCAAGACCGATGACTTCCTTGCGATAGCGCTGCCTGCGCGAAACCTCGGCATTGCCGCTGCTACAGGGCTTTCCGAGATCGTGATACCCTGCTCTTCCTGCTACAGCAGGACGCTGGTGTCCCAGAAGAGGCTCTCCTGTGATCCTGCGCTGAAAGATTCGATCAACGCTGAACTTGGTCAGAAGATAAAAGGAACGATAAAGGTATCGAACATCCTTGAGGTGCTCAGAACGAAGGTCGCTTCAGGCGAGATAGCGGAAAAGGCAGAGAAGAAGCTCGAGGGGCTCAAGGCTGCATGCTATTACGGCTGTCTGCTCACCCGTTTCCCGTGTGATGTCGATCTGACCGATGATGTTGAAAATCCCCAGGGCATGGAAATCGTCTGCAAGAGCCTTGGTGCAGAGACCGTAGACTGGAGCTATAAGACAGACTGCTGCGGCGCTTCTGCATCAGTAAATGATGCGGAAGAGTCCCAGCTTCTTATGTCCCGGATTTTTAAGGATGCTGTTGCCCGCGGCGCGAACTGTTTTATTTCGACCTGTCCGCTCTGCCAGTTCAATCTGGATGCGTACCAGGATGAGGTGGGCAGAAAATACGGCATACAGGAGAGACTGCCGGTCTATTTCATCACAGAGCTTATAGGCCTTTCTATGGGATTCGATCCCATTGAGATGCAGGTTGACCGGCATCTGACCGATGCCATGCCTCTGTTAAAGGAGTTGAAACTGATATGA
- a CDS encoding 4Fe-4S dicluster domain-containing protein produces MSTKTLKYDTTNARSLLREVSERSSQNLSACYQCRRCAAGCPVGEETGVTPDRLIRMVLLGDREEALNNLLVWQCVACYTCGTRCPNNIQTARITETLKQMSKEAHLDPLKPRVADFHSSFMKAAEHVGRFNEIEGMGIYETKTAIKELKKGDLQAVIDEMMGQAKLGIKMMKKKRMHFKVDKVKNVAEVKALYRKAKQGKGA; encoded by the coding sequence ATGTCAACGAAGACGTTGAAATATGATACGACCAACGCTAGATCGCTTCTCCGGGAGGTCTCGGAAAGATCATCCCAGAACCTGTCTGCGTGTTATCAGTGCCGCAGATGTGCAGCGGGCTGCCCGGTAGGCGAGGAAACCGGCGTTACACCTGACCGCCTCATCAGGATGGTCCTCCTCGGCGACAGGGAAGAGGCGCTCAATAATCTGCTCGTCTGGCAGTGCGTTGCGTGCTACACCTGCGGAACGCGCTGCCCGAACAACATTCAGACCGCACGGATCACCGAGACGCTCAAACAGATGTCTAAAGAAGCCCATCTTGACCCTCTCAAGCCGCGTGTTGCGGATTTTCACAGCTCATTTATGAAGGCAGCCGAACATGTCGGCCGTTTCAATGAGATCGAGGGCATGGGCATCTACGAAACAAAGACTGCGATCAAGGAGCTGAAGAAGGGCGATCTGCAGGCGGTAATTGATGAAATGATGGGTCAGGCAAAGCTGGGTATAAAGATGATGAAGAAAAAAAGGATGCATTTCAAGGTGGACAAGGTGAAGAACGTGGCCGAGGTAAAAGCCCTGTACCGCAAGGCCAAACAGGGGAAGGGGGCATGA
- the folD gene encoding bifunctional methylenetetrahydrofolate dehydrogenase/methenyltetrahydrofolate cyclohydrolase FolD — protein sequence MSAKIISGTEVAAQIREELKKEVAEMQSKSGVVPGLVTILVGHNPASVSYVTAKQKAAHEIGFHSIQDSQPEDISEADLLKLIAKYNDDPKIHGILVQLPLPKHVDEKKVLNAINPDKDVDAFHPVNVGRLMIGGSEVKFLPCTPAGIQELIVRSGFETSGAEVVVVGRSNIVGKPIANIMLQKGRGANSTVTIVHTGTKNLDLHCKRADILIVAAGVPGLVKPEWIKPGACVIDVGVNRVGEKMSEKTGKMIPILKGDVDFDAAKEIAGAITPVPGGVGPMTITMLMKNTVKSAKSAAGL from the coding sequence ATGAGTGCAAAGATCATCAGCGGCACTGAAGTCGCCGCACAGATACGGGAAGAGCTGAAGAAGGAAGTTGCAGAGATGCAGTCGAAGTCTGGAGTGGTACCGGGGCTGGTCACGATACTGGTCGGTCATAATCCTGCGTCTGTCAGTTATGTCACGGCAAAGCAGAAGGCAGCGCACGAGATAGGGTTTCATTCGATCCAGGACAGCCAGCCTGAGGACATCTCTGAGGCCGACCTTCTGAAGCTGATCGCAAAATATAATGACGACCCCAAGATCCATGGCATTCTCGTTCAGCTTCCTCTGCCGAAACATGTGGACGAGAAGAAGGTGCTCAATGCGATCAACCCTGACAAGGATGTTGATGCCTTCCACCCGGTCAATGTGGGCCGCCTTATGATCGGCGGCAGCGAGGTGAAGTTCCTGCCCTGCACACCTGCAGGCATACAGGAACTGATCGTCCGCTCAGGCTTTGAGACCTCAGGCGCTGAGGTTGTTGTTGTCGGCCGCTCGAACATCGTCGGCAAGCCGATCGCCAACATCATGCTCCAGAAGGGAAGGGGCGCAAACTCTACGGTCACGATCGTTCATACCGGCACCAAGAATCTTGATCTGCACTGCAAACGTGCTGACATCCTTATTGTGGCTGCTGGTGTACCCGGCCTTGTAAAGCCCGAGTGGATCAAGCCCGGTGCATGCGTGATCGATGTCGGTGTGAACCGCGTTGGCGAGAAGATGAGCGAGAAGACCGGCAAGATGATCCCGATCCTCAAGGGCGATGTTGATTTCGATGCTGCAAAGGAGATTGCAGGAGCGATCACTCCTGTGCCGGGCGGCGTAGGACCGATGACGATTACGATGCTGATGAAGAATACCGTTAAGTCTGCGAAATCGGCAGCAGGGCTGTAG
- the folE gene encoding GTP cyclohydrolase I FolE — MDIKKIEKGVRLIIEGIGEDPDRPGMKGTPTRVAKMYEEIFSGLSTPTDEILQHIEGESHEELVLLKDIPFYSVCEHHLLPFIGKAHIAYIPGAGRIAGIGELAKALEVFAKRPTVQERLTAQLADMLMEKLKPKGAMVIIDAEHLCLSMRGLKKSGARTVTSAVRGIFRSKESTRQELLELIKKRD, encoded by the coding sequence ATGGACATCAAAAAAATAGAAAAAGGCGTCAGACTTATTATCGAAGGCATCGGCGAAGACCCTGACCGCCCGGGCATGAAAGGCACGCCAACAAGAGTTGCCAAAATGTATGAAGAGATCTTTTCCGGACTCTCCACACCTACTGACGAGATCCTTCAGCATATTGAGGGTGAGAGCCACGAAGAGCTCGTTCTCCTCAAGGATATCCCCTTTTATTCAGTCTGCGAACACCATCTCCTCCCCTTTATCGGCAAGGCGCATATTGCCTATATCCCCGGCGCCGGAAGAATTGCCGGGATCGGTGAGCTTGCCAAAGCCCTTGAAGTGTTTGCAAAGAGACCCACGGTGCAGGAGCGGCTTACTGCGCAGCTCGCTGACATGCTGATGGAAAAGCTTAAGCCCAAGGGCGCAATGGTCATTATCGATGCAGAACATCTCTGCCTTTCTATGCGCGGACTGAAGAAATCCGGGGCGCGAACGGTCACTTCAGCAGTGAGAGGTATTTTCAGATCAAAGGAATCCACGCGTCAGGAACTGCTTGAACTTATTAAGAAACGGGATTAG
- a CDS encoding acyltransferase, whose amino-acid sequence MKASFFQFNPAFGKKSDNLLRVSDVVSDITADLLVLPEFFATGYQFASADEVVDLAESVPEGETTKFLTYLSKEKGMYIVAGLPERDGGKFYNSAVFTGPKGFIGRYRKTHLFYEENIFFTPGDTGFQVWETPIGKIGIMICFDWFFPESARTLALKGAEVIAHPSNLVLPFCPQAMPIRCLENRIYAVTANRIGTEQRKEGEALTFIGQSQITSPKAEILVRAGSDEEILMTADIDLSLARDKKLNQYNDLFKDRRPEFYQE is encoded by the coding sequence ATGAAAGCTTCCTTTTTCCAGTTCAATCCGGCATTCGGAAAAAAATCAGACAACCTCCTCCGGGTCAGCGATGTCGTGAGCGATATTACCGCTGACCTCCTTGTTCTGCCGGAGTTTTTTGCGACCGGGTACCAGTTCGCATCAGCGGATGAGGTCGTTGATCTTGCCGAGTCTGTTCCGGAAGGAGAAACAACAAAGTTCCTGACATACCTTTCAAAAGAGAAAGGTATGTATATTGTTGCAGGACTGCCTGAAAGAGACGGGGGCAAATTCTATAATTCAGCGGTCTTTACCGGGCCCAAAGGATTCATCGGCAGGTACCGTAAAACCCATCTCTTTTATGAAGAGAACATTTTTTTTACCCCGGGAGATACCGGCTTTCAGGTCTGGGAAACTCCCATAGGAAAGATCGGCATCATGATCTGCTTTGACTGGTTCTTCCCTGAATCTGCACGGACCCTTGCACTCAAAGGCGCAGAGGTGATAGCGCATCCGTCAAACCTTGTTCTGCCCTTTTGCCCTCAGGCAATGCCAATCAGGTGTCTTGAGAACAGGATCTATGCAGTCACAGCCAACCGCATCGGCACTGAGCAGAGAAAGGAAGGCGAAGCGCTCACGTTCATCGGCCAGAGTCAGATAACGTCACCCAAGGCGGAGATACTGGTGCGGGCAGGCAGCGATGAGGAAATCCTGATGACTGCGGATATTGACCTGTCACTGGCCAGAGACAAGAAGTTGAATCAGTACAACGATCTTTTCAAAGACAGAAGACCGGAGTTCTATCAGGAATAA
- a CDS encoding 4-oxalocrotonate tautomerase family protein, which translates to MPYVNIKITKDGATAEQKAALISGVTELLQKVLGKNPATTVVIIDEVETDNWGIAGEQVTHRRKKGL; encoded by the coding sequence ATGCCATACGTTAATATTAAAATCACTAAAGATGGTGCGACAGCCGAGCAAAAAGCTGCGCTTATATCCGGCGTTACAGAGCTCTTGCAGAAGGTCTTAGGCAAGAATCCTGCAACCACTGTCGTCATTATTGATGAGGTTGAAACCGATAATTGGGGTATTGCTGGTGAGCAGGTAACGCACAGAAGAAAGAAGGGGTTGTAA
- a CDS encoding nitroreductase family protein: protein MRRGQYLGMALKGWQEEGKDIIFRGAPHLLLTSAPRNSPCPVQDTHIALTTFQLMAHARGVETVWDGLFMMVLSLLPHLSGRLDIPDDHMLGYAMAFGEPAVDYHRTVQRGPVQVNVVK from the coding sequence GTGCGCCGAGGCCAATATCTGGGCATGGCACTCAAGGGCTGGCAGGAGGAAGGTAAGGACATCATCTTCCGTGGCGCTCCCCATCTGCTGCTGACAAGCGCCCCCAGAAACTCACCCTGCCCGGTCCAGGATACCCATATCGCCCTGACCACCTTCCAGCTTATGGCCCACGCTCGTGGGGTTGAAACAGTCTGGGACGGCTTGTTTATGATGGTCCTTTCGCTGCTGCCACACCTGTCCGGGCGGCTCGATATTCCCGACGATCATATGCTTGGATACGCCATGGCCTTCGGCGAGCCTGCGGTAGATTATCATCGCACTGTCCAGCGAGGTCCAGTCCAGGTAAATGTGGTCAAATAA
- the speB gene encoding agmatinase: protein MSKKFPGFCGLPGRYADYEQAASVIQPIPFDKTSTWQKGADKGPAAIIAASRYLELYDIETNSEVYKKGIFTARPINAASSSSLIKKADAAVSRYLKDNKLVVTLGGDHSVSIGVIKAYARHFKDLSILHLDAHGDSRDSYEGSRYNHACVIARAREYTKNIVSAGIRSMDASELPGINRKKMFFAHDIHDSDKWIDNAVRQLTGSVYITIDVDVFDPGIMPSTGTPEPGGLGWYQVMRLLSAVAKSKRIVGFDIVELCPSKAKAPDFLAAKLIYTLLSYIYENRADKL from the coding sequence ATGTCAAAAAAGTTCCCCGGTTTCTGCGGTCTGCCCGGCCGCTATGCTGATTACGAGCAGGCTGCTTCTGTCATACAGCCGATCCCCTTTGACAAGACCAGTACATGGCAGAAAGGTGCTGATAAAGGCCCTGCCGCGATCATCGCGGCGTCACGATATCTTGAGCTCTACGATATTGAGACCAACAGTGAGGTTTACAAAAAAGGTATTTTTACTGCCCGGCCGATTAATGCTGCTTCCTCCTCTTCATTGATAAAAAAAGCTGATGCGGCAGTCTCACGGTATCTCAAAGATAATAAGCTTGTCGTGACTCTTGGGGGCGACCACTCAGTTTCGATTGGCGTGATCAAGGCCTATGCCAGACACTTTAAGGATCTGAGCATTCTGCATCTTGATGCCCATGGCGATTCGCGCGATTCATATGAGGGGAGCCGTTACAATCATGCCTGCGTAATCGCACGGGCCAGGGAATATACCAAAAATATAGTATCTGCCGGAATACGCAGCATGGATGCCTCTGAGCTGCCGGGCATAAACAGGAAGAAGATGTTCTTTGCCCATGATATACACGATTCAGACAAATGGATCGATAATGCGGTCCGCCAGCTGACCGGCAGTGTTTATATCACTATAGACGTTGATGTCTTTGATCCGGGTATCATGCCGTCAACAGGGACTCCTGAACCGGGCGGCTTAGGCTGGTATCAGGTTATGCGGCTTCTCTCTGCTGTAGCAAAGTCAAAACGGATCGTGGGGTTCGATATTGTTGAGCTCTGTCCCTCTAAGGCCAAGGCCCCTGATTTCCTCGCTGCCAAGCTGATCTACACGCTCCTGAGTTATATCTACGAAAATAGAGCAGATAAGTTATAA